Proteins encoded together in one Paenibacillus sp. J23TS9 window:
- a CDS encoding GntR family transcriptional regulator — protein MIIRLDMQSDLPIYTQLMNQIIEGIAGGELKPGEDLPSVRSLASDIGVNLHTINKAYTLLKQEGFIQIHRQKGVVVNPEGMPGITPEYEQKQAEQLRPMIAESICRSMDKERLLQIVESLYDDILHGEKENA, from the coding sequence ATGATCATCCGTCTGGATATGCAGTCAGATCTCCCCATATATACGCAGCTGATGAACCAGATAATTGAAGGCATTGCCGGCGGTGAACTCAAGCCGGGAGAAGACCTGCCCTCCGTGCGGAGCCTGGCTTCGGATATCGGCGTCAACCTGCATACCATTAACAAGGCTTACACATTGCTGAAGCAGGAAGGTTTTATTCAAATACACCGGCAAAAAGGAGTCGTTGTTAATCCGGAGGGCATGCCTGGCATAACCCCCGAGTATGAACAAAAGCAGGCCGAACAGCTCAGACCGATGATCGCTGAGTCCATCTGCCGGAGCATGGACAAAGAGCGCCTGCTCCAAATCGTAGAATCGCTTTATGATGACATTTTACACGGTGAAAAGGAGAATGCGTAA
- the uvsE gene encoding UV DNA damage repair endonuclease UvsE: MIVRFGYVAMSMLIKDSSPSKTMTMASFSKLSDREAAVRKLERIAEGNLHNTLRLLKHNNGNDIQLYRFSSKLIPLATHDDLRDWDPFVALKEAFAEVGRYVRDHEMRVSFHPDHFTVLSTPRQEVLKNSIRDLRYHVKMLKAMGLNATAKNNIHIGGAYKDKLSAAGRFKEHFAGLDPDIQERLTLENDDKTFTAVETLEVCKSTGLPMVLDIHHHWVNNDGEKAWELWPEILQTWNGSLAQADADSDKPLPPKIHISSPKSESDPRSHADLVDPGPLLSFLREIAGSTTAVDVMIEAKSKDVALFNLMKRLADYSQDGVKVLDGASVEISG; the protein is encoded by the coding sequence ATGATCGTCAGGTTCGGCTATGTCGCAATGTCTATGCTTATCAAGGACTCGTCTCCATCCAAAACGATGACGATGGCGAGCTTCAGCAAGTTGAGTGACCGGGAAGCAGCGGTTCGCAAGCTGGAGCGGATTGCGGAAGGGAATTTGCATAATACGCTCCGGCTGCTGAAGCATAATAATGGTAATGACATTCAGCTGTACCGGTTCTCATCCAAGTTGATTCCTCTGGCCACGCATGATGATTTAAGGGACTGGGATCCGTTTGTTGCGCTGAAGGAGGCTTTTGCCGAGGTCGGGCGGTATGTCCGTGATCATGAGATGAGGGTGTCTTTTCATCCGGATCATTTCACCGTGCTCAGTACGCCCCGGCAGGAGGTTCTGAAGAATTCTATCCGTGACCTTCGTTATCATGTGAAAATGCTTAAGGCCATGGGGCTGAATGCAACTGCCAAGAACAATATTCACATCGGTGGAGCCTATAAGGACAAGCTTTCCGCAGCTGGACGGTTCAAGGAGCATTTTGCCGGACTCGATCCTGATATTCAGGAACGTCTTACCCTTGAAAATGACGATAAAACCTTCACAGCTGTTGAGACCCTAGAGGTATGTAAGTCGACCGGACTGCCGATGGTGCTGGATATTCATCATCACTGGGTGAATAATGATGGCGAGAAGGCGTGGGAGTTATGGCCTGAAATTTTGCAGACCTGGAATGGATCGCTCGCTCAAGCCGATGCTGATTCAGACAAGCCGCTGCCGCCCAAGATACATATTTCCAGCCCGAAAAGCGAAAGCGATCCGCGCAGTCATGCCGATCTGGTTGATCCCGGTCCTTTGCTTTCGTTTCTGCGTGAAATCGCCGGCAGTACAACTGCGGTTGACGTGATGATTGAGGCCAAGAGCAAGGACGTCGCCTTGTTTAATCTGATGAAACGTTTAGCTGATTATTCTCAGGATGGCGTCAAAGTTCTGGATGGAGCGAGTGTGGAAATCTCGGGCTGA
- a CDS encoding YafY family protein, which yields MSNMHRIHWFDQRIREGHYPSSKDIALQFEISRRQAQRDIEYLAVSLRAPLLYIAKHRGYCYEDKTYVLPHLYMTEEEKEVLKFLARKYGQFSSDHPSSVQRVAHLLSRFTGEEKPETLNRLPVFEANPRLIQYSGQLSFAISHKRIVHIHYRHEAQESRLDICPVQLVSKYNADYVAACNSTDGSRQQLFRLDSIVSLHVTAHVFDAAEEPEGTCEHPGLPAIKPFTARLKLDTGLQGNTWNGYPARPAGELLYDIEFYDADSFMQQLLHEPWRRLDSPRWLKVKLQARCEQVLRCLNGEEEPSCLT from the coding sequence ATGAGCAACATGCATAGAATTCACTGGTTTGACCAGCGGATCAGGGAAGGGCATTATCCGAGCAGCAAGGATATTGCCCTCCAGTTTGAAATATCCAGGAGGCAGGCGCAGCGGGATATCGAGTACCTGGCGGTCTCCCTGCGGGCTCCGCTTCTCTACATAGCCAAGCACCGCGGTTACTGCTACGAAGATAAAACATATGTGCTGCCGCATTTATATATGACGGAAGAAGAGAAGGAAGTACTGAAGTTTTTGGCGCGGAAATACGGCCAGTTCAGCAGTGATCACCCATCCAGTGTTCAACGGGTCGCGCATCTGCTCAGCAGGTTTACAGGAGAGGAAAAACCGGAAACGCTAAACCGCCTGCCGGTATTTGAGGCGAATCCACGCCTGATTCAATACAGCGGACAGCTCTCGTTTGCCATTTCACACAAGAGGATCGTACATATCCACTACAGGCATGAGGCCCAGGAAAGCCGTCTGGATATTTGTCCGGTGCAGCTGGTTTCCAAATATAATGCCGATTATGTCGCAGCCTGCAACAGTACAGACGGTAGCAGGCAGCAGCTCTTCAGGCTGGACAGCATTGTGAGCTTGCATGTGACTGCCCATGTTTTCGATGCAGCAGAAGAGCCGGAGGGTACCTGTGAGCATCCTGGACTTCCAGCCATAAAGCCTTTTACGGCAAGACTCAAGCTGGATACAGGACTTCAAGGAAACACATGGAATGGATATCCTGCACGGCCTGCGGGCGAGCTTCTTTATGATATTGAATTTTATGACGCCGATTCGTTCATGCAGCAGCTTCTGCATGAACCATGGCGGAGGCTGGATTCGCCCAGATGGCTGAAGGTAAAGCTGCAGGCTCGGTGTGAGCAGGTATTGAGATGCTTAAATGGAGAGGAGGAGCCGTCTTGTCTAACGTGA
- a CDS encoding D-alanine--D-alanine ligase: protein MGNNKTTVGLVYGGKSGEHEVSLQTAFAVMNAFDYDKYELIPFYITKQGEWKKGSTLSAPLEKLEKLKLEHDSEGTEGALSAIFSRLYGGDATVDLMFPLLHGTFGEDGTIQGLFEMANVPYVGAGVLASAAGMDKVVMKKLFAQAGLPQCGFSYFTKPQWERNSFNLIMGVEDDLGYPCFVKPANLGSSVGISKAKNREELERAVEVAFRYDVKVIVEEFVDAREVEVAVLGNQEPMASVPGEIVSSADYYDYAAKYTDGQSEMVIPAAVDSEVADRLRESALIAFQAIEGSGITRADFFLRKSDGAILINEVNTMPGFTPYSMYPLLWRETGLSYRALLDRMIELALERYESKQALSYTNEP from the coding sequence ATGGGGAACAACAAAACAACCGTAGGCCTTGTATACGGCGGCAAATCAGGCGAACACGAGGTATCGCTGCAGACGGCTTTTGCGGTCATGAACGCCTTTGATTATGATAAATACGAGCTGATTCCGTTCTACATCACGAAACAGGGGGAGTGGAAAAAGGGCAGCACACTTTCCGCACCGCTCGAAAAGCTGGAGAAGCTGAAGCTGGAGCATGACAGTGAAGGAACCGAAGGAGCGCTCAGCGCTATTTTCAGCCGTTTGTACGGCGGAGATGCGACGGTCGATCTGATGTTTCCGCTTCTTCACGGGACATTTGGCGAAGACGGGACGATCCAGGGCCTGTTTGAAATGGCAAATGTGCCGTATGTAGGCGCAGGGGTGCTGGCATCCGCGGCCGGTATGGATAAGGTCGTGATGAAAAAGCTGTTCGCACAGGCGGGCCTTCCGCAATGCGGCTTCAGCTACTTTACCAAACCTCAATGGGAACGTAACAGCTTTAATCTGATCATGGGCGTGGAGGATGACTTGGGCTACCCATGTTTCGTCAAACCGGCCAATCTTGGATCAAGCGTCGGGATTTCCAAGGCCAAAAACCGTGAGGAACTAGAGCGTGCGGTTGAAGTTGCCTTCCGTTATGATGTGAAGGTTATTGTGGAGGAATTCGTGGATGCGCGCGAAGTAGAGGTCGCTGTTCTAGGCAATCAGGAACCAATGGCTTCCGTACCGGGTGAAATCGTATCCTCTGCTGATTATTATGATTATGCGGCGAAATATACCGATGGTCAGTCGGAGATGGTGATTCCGGCAGCAGTGGATTCAGAAGTGGCGGACCGTCTGCGTGAATCGGCCCTTATTGCATTCCAAGCCATTGAAGGCAGCGGCATTACGCGGGCGGATTTCTTCCTGCGTAAATCCGACGGCGCAATATTAATTAATGAAGTCAATACGATGCCGGGCTTTACGCCTTACAGCATGTATCCGCTGCTGTGGCGGGAGACGGGTCTCAGCTACCGGGCTCTGCTGGACCGGATGATTGAGCTGGCTCTGGAGCGTTATGAAAGCAAGCAGGCACTCAGTTATACAAACGAACCGTAA
- the acnA gene encoding aconitate hydratase AcnA, which translates to MTAKDQFNTVRSLEVGGKSYRYNSLQALEEQGLGSISKLPFSIKVLLEAAIRQFDGRAITEEHVNQLAKWNEGLDHNKEIPFIPARIVLQDFTGVPVVVDLAAMRDTVKKSGGDPKSINPLVPVDLVIDHSVMVDAFGNGEALNYNMEVEFERNEERYRFLRWAQTAFNNFRAVPPATGIVHQVNLEYLASVAATKTIDGETVVYPDSLVGTDSHTTMINGLGVVGWGVGGIEAEAGMLGQPLYFVTPDVIGFKLTGSLTEGSTATDLALTVTELLRKKGVVGKFVEFFGPGLSNISLADRATVANMAPEYGATIGFFPVDSETLAYLRNTGRSDEQIELVEAYYKAQNMFRTANTEDPEFTDVIELDLASVVPSLAGPKRPQDRIELTNMKHAFNDIVRTPIEKGGYGLSDAKIEEKVTVKHKNGSTSEMGTGAVVIAAITSCTNTSNPSVMLGAGLLAKKAVERGLTVPGYVKTSLTPGSLVVTEYLKKADLLHSLEALGFYVAGYGCATCIGNSGPLPDEVSQAIADNDMTVAAVLSGNRNFEGRVHAQVKANYLASPPLVVAYALAGTVNIDLQNDPIGHDQQGEPVYLKDIWPSSEEIKEAISLSLNAEMFRQKYANVFTANERWNAIPVPEGELYEWDENSTYIQNPPFFENLGTELNDIKDVKDANVLALLGDSVTTDHISPAGNISPTSPAGLYLKEHGVERKDFNSYGSRRGNHEVMMRGTFANIRIRNQVAPGTEGGVTTYLPTDEVMSIYDASMKYQNGDRNLVVIAGKEYGTGSSRDWAAKGTFLLGVKAVIAESFERIHRSNLVGMGVLPLQFQEGHGWKSLGLTGRETFDIVGLSNDVKPGENLTVMAIREDGTKFEFPVTARLDSMVDVDYYHNGGILQTVLRQMIANQ; encoded by the coding sequence ATGACAGCAAAGGATCAGTTTAATACCGTCCGCAGTCTGGAAGTCGGCGGCAAAAGCTACCGCTACAACAGCCTGCAGGCTCTAGAAGAACAAGGACTCGGCAGCATTTCCAAACTCCCATTCTCCATTAAAGTACTTTTGGAAGCAGCAATTCGTCAATTCGACGGACGTGCGATTACCGAGGAGCATGTTAACCAATTGGCTAAATGGAACGAAGGTCTTGACCACAACAAGGAAATTCCTTTCATTCCTGCACGTATTGTCCTCCAGGACTTTACCGGCGTACCGGTCGTTGTAGACCTTGCAGCAATGCGCGACACCGTGAAGAAATCCGGCGGGGATCCGAAGAGTATCAACCCGCTCGTACCGGTTGATCTCGTGATTGACCACTCCGTTATGGTCGATGCGTTTGGCAATGGCGAAGCGCTGAACTATAACATGGAAGTTGAATTCGAACGCAACGAGGAACGTTACCGCTTCCTGCGCTGGGCTCAAACCGCATTCAACAACTTCCGTGCGGTGCCGCCAGCTACGGGTATCGTTCACCAGGTTAACCTGGAGTATCTCGCATCTGTTGCAGCAACCAAAACCATTGACGGTGAAACCGTCGTTTACCCTGACTCCCTCGTAGGTACGGACTCCCATACGACCATGATCAACGGTCTTGGCGTTGTGGGCTGGGGTGTAGGTGGTATCGAAGCCGAAGCAGGCATGCTCGGACAACCGCTGTACTTCGTAACGCCTGATGTTATCGGCTTCAAGCTGACAGGCAGCCTGACTGAAGGCTCGACAGCAACTGACCTTGCGCTGACGGTTACAGAATTGCTGCGCAAAAAAGGCGTTGTCGGTAAATTCGTAGAATTCTTCGGCCCTGGCCTTTCCAACATCAGTCTGGCAGACCGCGCGACCGTAGCAAATATGGCACCGGAATACGGCGCAACCATCGGCTTCTTCCCGGTTGACAGCGAAACGCTGGCTTACCTGCGCAACACCGGCCGCTCCGATGAGCAAATCGAGCTGGTTGAAGCTTACTACAAAGCACAAAACATGTTCCGTACAGCAAACACAGAAGATCCTGAGTTTACGGATGTTATCGAACTCGATCTGGCTTCCGTTGTACCGAGCCTTGCAGGACCTAAACGTCCGCAGGACCGCATTGAGCTGACGAACATGAAGCATGCCTTCAATGACATCGTCCGTACACCGATTGAAAAAGGCGGATACGGTCTGAGTGATGCCAAAATCGAAGAAAAAGTAACCGTTAAGCATAAAAACGGATCTACCAGTGAAATGGGTACGGGCGCGGTCGTGATCGCGGCAATTACAAGCTGTACCAATACTTCCAATCCGAGCGTTATGCTGGGCGCAGGTCTCCTGGCCAAAAAAGCGGTTGAACGTGGTCTGACTGTTCCTGGCTATGTGAAGACCAGCTTGACACCAGGCTCTCTGGTTGTGACCGAGTACCTGAAAAAAGCTGATTTGCTGCATTCCCTGGAAGCTCTCGGCTTCTATGTAGCCGGCTACGGCTGTGCGACATGTATCGGTAACTCCGGTCCGCTGCCGGATGAAGTCAGCCAGGCAATTGCTGACAACGACATGACGGTAGCTGCCGTTCTGTCCGGTAACCGTAACTTTGAAGGCCGCGTCCATGCACAGGTTAAAGCCAACTACCTGGCTTCGCCTCCACTCGTGGTTGCATATGCGCTGGCAGGAACCGTAAACATCGATCTGCAAAACGATCCGATCGGTCATGACCAACAGGGCGAGCCTGTATATCTGAAAGATATCTGGCCATCTTCCGAAGAAATCAAAGAAGCGATCAGCTTGTCCCTGAACGCGGAAATGTTCCGTCAGAAATATGCGAACGTATTTACGGCCAATGAACGCTGGAACGCGATTCCGGTTCCGGAGGGCGAATTGTATGAGTGGGATGAAAACTCCACTTATATCCAAAACCCTCCGTTCTTCGAAAACCTGGGCACCGAGCTGAACGACATCAAGGATGTCAAAGACGCAAACGTACTTGCCCTTCTGGGAGATTCCGTAACCACGGACCATATTTCTCCTGCCGGCAACATCTCGCCAACCAGCCCTGCAGGTCTCTACCTGAAAGAGCATGGCGTAGAGCGCAAAGACTTTAACTCTTACGGTTCCCGTCGTGGTAACCATGAAGTGATGATGCGCGGCACATTCGCCAACATCCGGATCCGTAACCAGGTTGCCCCTGGAACCGAAGGTGGCGTAACCACTTACCTGCCTACGGATGAAGTGATGTCCATTTACGATGCTTCCATGAAGTATCAAAATGGTGACCGCAACCTCGTCGTGATCGCAGGCAAGGAATACGGTACAGGAAGCTCCCGTGACTGGGCAGCAAAAGGTACTTTCCTCCTCGGCGTCAAAGCGGTTATCGCTGAGAGCTTCGAGCGTATCCACCGCAGTAACCTGGTTGGCATGGGCGTTCTCCCACTGCAGTTCCAGGAAGGCCATGGCTGGAAGAGCCTCGGTCTGACCGGCAGAGAAACCTTCGATATCGTTGGACTGAGCAATGACGTGAAGCCAGGTGAAAACCTGACCGTTATGGCAATCCGCGAAGACGGTACGAAGTTCGAATTCCCGGTAACTGCGCGTCTGGACAGCATGGTGGATGTGGACTACTACCACAACGGTGGTATTCTGCAAACGGTGCTTCGTCAAATGATCGCTAATCAATAA
- a CDS encoding DUF1648 domain-containing protein produces MFWISALMTVVMFIPISITMIAMPFLSRETVSFGISVSEEMYHSPQLRQMRKQYAWISGILYTLLLLACLLVLLGTDEKGLAYVLSSYITVVIVCSAVINLTYYLKMKKVKSSLPPATLKTGKIAIDTKFRSRKMTISNKWYVLHLGVMLISTILALVYYDRFPANLPMKFDWQGEVTRSAAKSIRTVLGPNLMQLVMIALFIFINRMILKSKQQINPDHPEQSVQRNAVFRLRWSMFCAVAAMMMVLLLSFVQLNMIFELHASIVLLVTLLMPSLIVVMALILSFTTGQGGRRIGHPLSTGTSAFGDDRFWKLGFIYFNPGDPALFVEKRMGIGWTVNFARPTAWMVFVITLLVITAVGFFAG; encoded by the coding sequence ATGTTCTGGATATCCGCTTTAATGACTGTTGTCATGTTCATCCCCATCTCCATCACAATGATTGCCATGCCATTTCTCAGCAGGGAAACGGTTAGCTTCGGCATATCGGTCAGCGAGGAGATGTACCACAGTCCGCAGCTCCGCCAGATGCGGAAGCAATACGCCTGGATCAGCGGCATCCTCTATACCCTGCTGCTTCTGGCATGCCTGCTCGTCCTGCTGGGAACTGACGAAAAAGGCCTGGCATACGTCCTGTCGTCATATATCACTGTAGTGATCGTTTGTTCCGCAGTTATCAATCTGACATATTATCTGAAGATGAAAAAAGTGAAATCATCCTTGCCTCCGGCCACATTGAAAACTGGCAAAATTGCGATTGATACGAAATTCCGCAGCCGCAAAATGACGATTTCAAACAAATGGTATGTGCTTCATCTTGGCGTTATGCTGATCAGTACCATTCTGGCGCTCGTATATTACGACCGTTTCCCTGCCAATCTTCCCATGAAGTTCGATTGGCAGGGTGAGGTGACCCGTTCCGCCGCCAAGTCCATCCGGACCGTGCTGGGACCCAACCTGATGCAGCTGGTCATGATTGCCCTCTTTATATTCATCAACCGGATGATTCTCAAAAGCAAACAGCAGATCAATCCGGATCACCCGGAACAATCGGTTCAGCGGAATGCCGTCTTCCGTCTCAGATGGTCCATGTTCTGCGCAGTGGCCGCCATGATGATGGTGCTTCTGCTTTCGTTTGTCCAGCTGAATATGATATTTGAACTGCATGCAAGCATCGTATTGCTAGTTACGCTGCTGATGCCCTCTCTGATCGTCGTTATGGCTTTGATCCTCTCCTTTACCACAGGCCAGGGAGGCCGTCGCATCGGGCATCCATTGAGTACGGGCACCTCCGCCTTCGGCGATGACCGCTTCTGGAAGCTGGGCTTCATCTATTTTAATCCCGGTGACCCGGCCCTGTTTGTAGAAAAACGGATGGGGATCGGCTGGACAGTGAACTTCGCCCGTCCTACGGCCTGGATGGTATTTGTAATTACGTTGCTTGTGATCACTGCCGTTGGCTTTTTTGCAGGGTAA
- a CDS encoding amidase domain-containing protein: protein MDKEWKQTLYTYVNQYNQLQIDYRSQHAQQVVTDPSYLMARAERSSRLSQWYEERGARPLRSETRAKLQRTIRDTPDEAVIDVQLYVQLFYEKGGVNHMEEMIQRERLTLIRDGDDWVIVSVEHLSPEKHPVAAGANAPGGPQDYAYHSHNSSPQPYLNSYILQGGGTGRKSIKYRREEAAAYADKWWNAYNPEFAEFDVDCTSYVSQCLFAGDAPINYTGKREAGWWYKGYVGGKEWWSYSWAVSNALARYLTASTWGIRGEIVERPEQLMLGDVIFYDWDGDGSFQHSTIVTAFDAGGQPLVNAHTVSSKHRYWDYKDSYAWTENTVYRFLHIPDYF, encoded by the coding sequence ATGGATAAGGAATGGAAACAGACACTCTACACCTATGTGAATCAATATAACCAGCTCCAAATTGATTACAGATCCCAGCATGCACAGCAGGTCGTCACCGATCCGTCATACCTGATGGCCAGGGCAGAACGTTCCTCCAGACTCTCACAGTGGTATGAGGAGCGGGGAGCGCGCCCCCTGCGCAGTGAAACACGGGCCAAGCTGCAGCGGACCATTCGCGATACGCCGGATGAGGCGGTCATTGATGTGCAATTGTATGTGCAGCTTTTTTATGAAAAAGGCGGCGTCAACCACATGGAGGAAATGATTCAGAGGGAGCGCCTTACCCTGATCCGCGACGGGGATGATTGGGTAATCGTTTCCGTAGAGCATCTTTCCCCCGAAAAGCATCCGGTGGCAGCCGGTGCCAACGCTCCCGGAGGACCGCAGGACTATGCTTATCATTCGCATAACAGCAGTCCGCAGCCGTATTTGAACTCTTACATCCTGCAGGGGGGCGGAACAGGCCGAAAGTCGATCAAGTACCGGCGGGAGGAAGCCGCTGCATACGCTGATAAATGGTGGAATGCCTATAATCCGGAATTTGCCGAATTCGATGTGGATTGCACGAGTTATGTCTCGCAATGTCTCTTTGCAGGGGATGCGCCAATCAACTATACTGGTAAAAGAGAAGCGGGCTGGTGGTACAAAGGATATGTGGGCGGCAAGGAATGGTGGAGCTACAGCTGGGCTGTCTCGAACGCATTGGCCAGATACCTTACGGCAAGCACATGGGGAATCCGTGGTGAAATTGTGGAGCGTCCCGAACAGCTGATGCTGGGCGATGTCATTTTCTATGACTGGGATGGGGATGGTTCCTTCCAGCATTCGACAATTGTGACCGCTTTCGATGCTGGCGGACAGCCGCTCGTGAACGCACATACGGTCAGCAGTAAACACCGTTATTGGGATTATAAGGATTCCTATGCTTGGACCGAAAATACCGTATACCGTTTTTTGCATATTCCGGACTACTTCTAG
- a CDS encoding BtrH N-terminal domain-containing protein, producing the protein MILHDLVMKRESKTFTDSMYAILTAAGLFTGPKYMLSALSGMAFIFTVHERLRPHSVTAYGQWGTVHKRAADSLGVFTVTDAGRTRHPTFQSYQQDAVQWIKSSLDQGIGAIYWIPEFGVIYGYDDDDRIFYVQDGSSGESGIVLYDNFGLNFTPFWYAQIFGGKVKIPAEDMVLEAIRMALDDWEAPYSVLPDRSIASGRMAYSYLIQALEQGDYDAYGAVYILDTYRGSRREIMLFLREARLFFPELEEALMMYEQLADLSTGLESWISCGSENRAINRSDIPSLVEMLTEAKELEEHAMRTFRSISGRYPDLNRSTVPRWGLSSAR; encoded by the coding sequence GTGATTCTTCATGATCTGGTCATGAAAAGAGAATCGAAGACTTTTACAGATAGTATGTATGCGATTCTTACTGCAGCAGGGCTATTTACGGGGCCTAAGTATATGCTCTCCGCACTGAGCGGTATGGCCTTTATATTCACGGTACACGAACGGCTGCGGCCGCACTCCGTTACGGCATACGGACAATGGGGGACGGTTCATAAACGCGCTGCCGACAGCCTAGGGGTATTTACGGTAACGGATGCAGGCCGGACAAGGCATCCTACTTTTCAGAGCTATCAACAGGATGCTGTTCAATGGATTAAATCGAGCCTTGACCAAGGAATCGGAGCGATTTACTGGATTCCTGAATTCGGAGTCATTTACGGTTACGATGATGATGATCGAATTTTTTATGTGCAGGATGGTAGCTCCGGGGAAAGCGGGATTGTGCTGTATGATAATTTCGGGCTGAATTTCACGCCTTTTTGGTATGCGCAGATTTTTGGGGGAAAGGTGAAGATTCCGGCCGAAGATATGGTGCTTGAAGCAATCCGTATGGCACTGGATGACTGGGAAGCTCCTTATTCAGTGTTACCGGATCGCAGCATTGCTTCCGGGAGAATGGCCTACTCGTATTTGATCCAGGCGCTGGAGCAAGGAGATTATGATGCGTATGGGGCGGTTTATATTTTAGATACATACCGGGGCTCCAGAAGGGAGATCATGCTATTTTTGCGTGAAGCAAGATTGTTTTTTCCTGAATTGGAAGAAGCGCTCATGATGTATGAACAACTTGCAGATTTATCCACAGGCTTGGAGTCATGGATCAGCTGTGGTTCCGAGAACAGAGCAATTAACCGCAGCGATATCCCTTCTCTGGTTGAAATGCTGACAGAGGCTAAAGAATTGGAGGAGCATGCGATGCGTACTTTTCGTAGTATTTCGGGACGGTATCCGGATTTGAACCGTTCAACGGTTCCCCGGTGGGGGCTTAGTTCCGCAAGGTAA